A genomic region of Leptospira mtsangambouensis contains the following coding sequences:
- a CDS encoding MAPEG family protein, with translation MTIITICLLVSIGQIYLAKGIVAIAMAKEGKGYDNHHPRMQQSKLTGWGARANGAHQNGFEAFSIFSVAILFNLLLEVDFYWLEILAMSFVALRFLYIYLYIADLPKARSTIWTLAFLCTMLIYLLPILP, from the coding sequence ATGACGATCATTACTATTTGTTTACTTGTTTCAATCGGCCAAATTTATTTAGCAAAAGGAATTGTTGCCATTGCAATGGCAAAAGAAGGAAAAGGTTACGATAACCATCATCCGAGAATGCAACAATCAAAACTCACTGGTTGGGGTGCTCGAGCGAACGGTGCACATCAAAACGGATTTGAGGCATTTTCGATTTTTTCTGTCGCTATTTTATTCAATCTTCTCCTGGAAGTTGATTTTTATTGGTTAGAAATTCTTGCGATGAGTTTTGTGGCTTTGCGTTTTTTATATATTTATCTTTATATTGCAGATCTACCAAAAGCTAGGTCAACCATTTGGACTTTAGCATTTCTTTGTACAATGTTGATCTATTTACTACCAATTCTCCCTTGA
- a CDS encoding hydroxyacylglutathione hydrolase family protein, which translates to MIEILPIFTNSPLRNYSYLVYSNRTGEAYCIDPFDAKQILNHSQKLGVKIKGILNTHEHGDHTQGNLELKEETKAIVYGHKDAKHKIPGMDQILKEGDLVFSVEKESLAVWDTPGHTFSHLSFVRKNSKTILGIFSGDTLFNAGVGNCFRGGDPNVLYETIQSRFESLPDSCLLYPGHDYWDNNLNFAEHVDPKNTYRDSYKSSLKPFQISEMGAEKNLNPFFRRNTNSVKDRLTELKETYSNDRSIFLTLRKLRDHW; encoded by the coding sequence ATGATAGAAATCCTTCCCATCTTTACAAACTCACCACTCAGAAATTATAGTTACCTCGTTTATTCCAATCGGACAGGCGAGGCATATTGTATTGATCCCTTTGATGCAAAACAGATCCTAAACCATTCACAAAAGTTAGGAGTGAAAATCAAAGGAATTCTCAATACCCACGAACATGGAGACCATACCCAAGGCAATTTAGAACTAAAAGAAGAAACAAAAGCGATTGTCTACGGTCACAAAGATGCAAAACACAAAATTCCTGGGATGGATCAAATTCTAAAAGAAGGTGATCTTGTTTTTTCCGTGGAAAAAGAATCACTAGCTGTTTGGGATACACCTGGCCATACATTTTCCCACCTAAGCTTTGTTCGTAAAAATTCAAAAACCATCTTAGGGATTTTTTCCGGAGATACCCTATTTAATGCAGGTGTAGGAAATTGTTTTCGAGGTGGAGATCCAAACGTTTTATATGAGACTATTCAATCTCGTTTTGAATCCCTACCCGATTCTTGTTTACTGTATCCAGGTCATGATTATTGGGATAATAATTTAAATTTTGCAGAACATGTGGATCCAAAGAATACGTATCGGGACAGTTACAAATCTTCTTTAAAACCTTTTCAAATTTCTGAAATGGGTGCAGAGAAAAACCTAAACCCTTTTTTTAGAAGGAATACAAACTCAGTCAAAGACCGACTAACGGAGCTAAAGGAAACCTATTCAAATGATCGTTCCATATTTTTGACACTACGAAAACTAAGAGATCATTGGTAA
- a CDS encoding LysR family transcriptional regulator: MISPIRDLDDLKTFVLVVQERSFTQVAARLGLTKAAVAKRIQGLEKLWNTQLFYRNTRKVIPTREADLIFQKVISVIESVKELENSLTNKDELEGILRVTCVSSMAKNFVSEVIEKFQEQNPKITIQLIVTDSLLDLMEESIDIGIRVGTEIPSGLVGMELFKNKISIVVSPLYLKMKKKILSPKDLEKHNLLYLDLHKTVQFSGTNLSLSDVTKERYFLSNDAASLVQMGLKGRGVLIRSFWDIEEYIQEGKLIPILTDHSLENFGSVWVIHPSNRTPSRRMMVFRNFLESECSLRFNQ, encoded by the coding sequence ATGATTTCACCGATTCGAGACCTCGATGACCTAAAAACCTTTGTTTTGGTGGTCCAAGAGCGAAGTTTTACCCAAGTTGCCGCACGTTTGGGGTTAACAAAGGCAGCGGTTGCCAAAAGAATCCAGGGTTTAGAAAAACTTTGGAACACACAGTTGTTTTATCGGAACACAAGAAAGGTGATCCCTACAAGAGAGGCAGACCTAATTTTTCAAAAAGTGATTTCTGTCATTGAGAGTGTGAAGGAACTAGAAAATTCTTTAACCAACAAAGATGAGTTAGAGGGAATCCTTCGGGTCACATGTGTGAGTTCTATGGCAAAGAATTTTGTATCCGAAGTCATAGAAAAGTTCCAAGAACAAAATCCTAAAATTACCATCCAACTCATTGTCACCGATAGTTTGCTCGATCTTATGGAAGAGTCGATTGATATTGGAATACGTGTCGGAACAGAGATTCCATCTGGACTTGTTGGAATGGAATTATTTAAAAATAAAATTTCAATTGTTGTGAGTCCGTTGTATTTGAAAATGAAAAAGAAAATTCTTTCTCCAAAGGATTTAGAAAAACATAATCTTTTGTATTTGGATTTACATAAAACGGTTCAATTTTCTGGAACTAATTTGTCTTTGAGTGATGTAACAAAGGAGAGATACTTTTTGTCAAATGATGCTGCAAGCCTTGTGCAAATGGGACTGAAAGGAAGAGGGGTTCTCATTCGTTCCTTTTGGGACATTGAAGAATATATCCAAGAAGGAAAACTGATTCCCATCTTAACCGACCATTCCTTAGAAAACTTTGGAAGTGTCTGGGTGATCCATCCGAGTAACAGGACTCCTTCCAGAAGGATGATGGTCTTTCGTAATTTTTTAGAATCTGAATGCAGTTTGCGATTCAATCAATGA
- a CDS encoding endonuclease, translating into MKKVHYTYFTFFLLCLVSFFLYAQTEEKEETKEYHSREFDFQKAKRVLKRFYKKVGTDFYCGCSFSEDKENFGRLKIDFTSCGLSSRKDNHRQTWIEWEHIVPAYSFGNNRECWTKENCEANGKPVRGRKCCRATDPEFNRMEADMHNIVPVPGEINADRGTFSYGEIEGEERNYGLCDFEINFKEQSAEPKPNIRGDIARTYFYMEWKYGIPVPENRRKLYESWNQLDPPDTFEIRKNEIIEKIQKVKNPFID; encoded by the coding sequence TTGAAAAAAGTCCACTATACCTATTTCACTTTTTTTCTCCTATGTTTGGTTAGTTTTTTTCTCTACGCGCAAACAGAAGAAAAAGAAGAAACAAAAGAATACCACTCTAGAGAGTTTGATTTTCAAAAAGCCAAACGGGTTCTAAAACGTTTTTATAAAAAGGTGGGAACTGACTTCTATTGTGGTTGTTCCTTTTCAGAAGATAAAGAGAACTTCGGAAGGCTCAAAATCGATTTTACCTCCTGCGGGCTCTCAAGCCGAAAAGACAACCACCGCCAAACATGGATTGAGTGGGAACACATTGTACCTGCTTATAGTTTTGGGAATAACAGGGAATGTTGGACTAAAGAAAACTGTGAGGCCAATGGAAAACCGGTGCGGGGACGAAAATGTTGCAGGGCCACCGATCCTGAATTTAATCGAATGGAAGCGGATATGCACAATATTGTTCCTGTTCCCGGAGAAATCAATGCAGACCGTGGAACCTTCTCGTATGGCGAAATTGAAGGTGAAGAAAGAAACTATGGGTTATGTGATTTTGAAATCAATTTCAAAGAACAATCAGCAGAACCCAAACCAAACATTCGCGGTGACATTGCTCGAACCTATTTTTATATGGAATGGAAATATGGGATTCCGGTTCCAGAAAATAGAAGAAAACTTTATGAATCTTGGAACCAACTGGACCCACCCGATACCTTTGAAATTCGAAAAAATGAAATCATCGAAAAAATCCAGAAGGTCAAAAATCCATTCATTGATTGA
- a CDS encoding MauE/DoxX family redox-associated membrane protein, with protein MNAIETNGITLASLVLRIAIGANLLGHGIVRMGNKYEVFRDWIKTLFSETPLPSVLISTMGYIIPPLELLLGVLIILGWNTKWSLVLASLLMCSLIFGMCLLEKWEIVGIQMIYMVCYFLALSSVDNQILSIDSFFKMRNL; from the coding sequence ATGAATGCAATAGAAACCAACGGAATCACATTAGCCAGTCTAGTGTTACGAATCGCTATCGGAGCCAACCTTTTAGGGCATGGCATTGTTCGCATGGGCAACAAATATGAAGTTTTTCGGGATTGGATCAAAACCCTTTTTTCTGAAACTCCACTCCCGTCCGTTCTCATTAGTACAATGGGATATATCATCCCTCCTCTGGAATTATTATTAGGTGTTCTCATCATTTTAGGATGGAATACAAAATGGAGTTTGGTATTGGCCAGTTTACTCATGTGTTCACTCATCTTTGGAATGTGTTTACTTGAAAAATGGGAGATCGTTGGAATCCAAATGATTTATATGGTCTGTTATTTTTTAGCTCTAAGTTCGGTAGATAACCAAATCCTATCAATTGATTCATTTTTTAAAATGAGGAATTTATGA
- a CDS encoding zinc-binding alcohol dehydrogenase family protein — protein MKVIAAVYDSIEKKSVLQTLDVPKEPIGPHDVRIEVKAISVNPVDYKVRNSITKENPGPRILGWDAAGVVTELGAKVSTLQLGDEVFYAGDLKRPGSNAEFQVVDEFIVGKKPKTLSFKEAASLPLTTITAYESIFEKLKLDPLKNKTVLVVAGAGGVGSITIQILKQKTNAKVIVTASREESNTWVKSLGADLVVNPNKDYLEQIKTFGLNGVDEVLLLSDPKDHFENLAKVLFPFGNICSIVESGSPLNMNLLKSKSNGYLNEFMFTRSMYQTEDRIKQKQLLEEIGDLVDKGKIIPTNKLDLGEMTVESLNKAHELLQTGKTIGKIVLGGIKK, from the coding sequence ATGAAAGTAATTGCCGCCGTTTATGATTCCATTGAAAAAAAATCCGTATTACAAACATTAGATGTTCCGAAAGAACCAATTGGACCACACGATGTTCGAATAGAAGTCAAAGCGATTTCTGTCAATCCAGTCGATTATAAAGTTAGAAATTCGATCACAAAGGAAAATCCTGGTCCAAGAATTTTAGGATGGGACGCTGCAGGTGTTGTGACGGAACTTGGTGCAAAGGTATCCACTTTGCAATTGGGAGACGAGGTTTTTTACGCAGGTGATCTCAAACGACCAGGAAGTAATGCTGAATTCCAAGTAGTAGATGAGTTTATAGTAGGAAAAAAACCAAAAACTCTTAGTTTCAAAGAAGCTGCATCCCTTCCTCTAACAACGATTACTGCTTATGAGTCCATTTTTGAAAAATTAAAATTGGATCCATTAAAAAATAAAACAGTTCTTGTTGTGGCAGGTGCTGGGGGTGTGGGAAGTATCACCATACAAATTTTAAAACAAAAAACAAATGCAAAGGTCATTGTGACGGCTTCCCGAGAAGAATCGAACACTTGGGTCAAGTCCCTCGGTGCTGATTTGGTAGTCAATCCAAACAAAGATTACCTGGAACAAATCAAAACCTTTGGACTCAATGGAGTTGATGAAGTCCTTCTTTTGAGTGATCCGAAAGACCATTTCGAAAATTTAGCGAAGGTGCTCTTCCCCTTTGGAAATATATGTTCTATCGTCGAATCTGGATCTCCCCTCAATATGAACCTTCTTAAATCCAAAAGTAATGGATATTTAAATGAGTTTATGTTTACAAGGTCCATGTACCAAACAGAAGACCGAATCAAACAAAAACAATTGTTAGAAGAAATTGGCGACCTTGTGGACAAAGGAAAAATCATCCCAACAAACAAATTAGATTTGGGAGAGATGACTGTCGAGAGTCTAAACAAAGCACACGAACTATTACAAACAGGAAAAACGATAGGTAAAATCGTACTCGGAGGAATCAAAAAATGA